Proteins co-encoded in one Pelobates fuscus isolate aPelFus1 chromosome 5, aPelFus1.pri, whole genome shotgun sequence genomic window:
- the LOC134612124 gene encoding olfactory receptor 6E1-like produces MDCENNTSVTEFMLLGIPLSYQIQTVLFVVLALSYVVSLVGNTTIVVVCLADGQLHTPMYFFLSNLALLDISFTTAIIPKVLFNLISGSKTISYHGCLAQSYVYFLLGTTEFLLLAIMSFDRYVAICHPLRYGTIMSPKLCLLLIVFSWLGGFLDTIAQTVLTFRLPFCGSNVINHYFCDVAPLLKLASADTYTIGMLDVILASSLVLGSLFFSLVSYGCIISAIVKMSSSAGRKKTFSTCAAHLTVVFIVYGSCIFMCVRPSKNSKIDSTKIVALVNSILTPLLNPLIYSFRNKSFKNALRRMIETRYAVDNQKGKTFTYPDIKERSG; encoded by the coding sequence ATGGACTGTGAAAATAATACATCAGTGACAGAATTCATGCTCTTGGGAATACCTCTGTCCTATCAAATTCAGACAGTTCTCTTTGTTGTCCTTGCTTTGTCTTATGTGGTAAGCTTAGTTGGAAATACAACAATAGTTGTGGTTTGTTTGGCTGATGGACAGCTTCATACCCCCATGTATTTCTTTCTCAGCAACCTAGCCTTGCTTGATATCAGCTTTACCACTGCTATTATCCCCAAAGTTCTTTTCAACCTAATCAGCGGAAGTAAAACAATATCATATCATGGATGCCTTGCACAGTCTTATGTGTATTTTCTCTTGGGAACCACAGAGTTCCTGCTCCTGGCTATCATGTCTTTTGACCGGTACGTGGCTATATGTCATCCCTTACGTTATGGGACAATAATGAGTCCAAAGCTTTGCCTGCTGCTGATTGTGTTTTCCTGGCTTGGTGGCTTCTTGGACACAATTGCACAAACTGTCCTTACGTTCCGCCTACCATTTTGTGGCTCGAATGTCATTAACCACTACTTTTGTGATGTAGCTCCTTTGCTGAAGCTGGCAAGTGCAGACACATATACCATAGGGATGCTTGACGTTATACTGGCTTCATCTCTGGTTTTGGGATCATTGTTCTTCTCCTTAGTTTCATATGGATGCATCATCTCAGCTATTGTAAAAATGTCTTCATCTGCTGGACGAAAGAAAACCTTTTCCACCTGTGCTGCGCACCTTACGGTTGTGTTTATTGTCTACGGTAGCTGTATCTTCATGTGTGTACGTCCATCCAAGAACTCCAAAATAGATTCCACCAAAATTGTTGCACTTGTTAACAGCATCTTGACCCCACTTCTTAATCCATTGATCTATAGTTTCAGGAACAAATCTTTTAAAAATGCTCTTAGACGCATGATAGAGACTAGATACGCGGTAGACAATCAAAAAGGAAAGACATTTACATATCCGGACATCAAGGAAAGAAGTGGATAA